The sequence ACACAACAAATTACATGCCCTATATTTATGGATTATGAAATGACGCAACTCTTCACGAAAAAAGACAATCCTTCACTAAAAAATATGATCCTAAGCTAAAAGACACAACCTTACAAAAGAACACACCCTTTCATAAAATACACaacttttcaataaaatatttgtaacAGGCTGGTCGACCGCCTTCCGGCGGGAGCGAGCTTCACGATGGTCTTGGACTCGCGCCACAGCAGCGGCCTCATCGACAAGGAGAAAGAGCAGATCGGGCCGTCCACGGTCGCTGACCGGGCGGTTTCCCGCCGCCCCCGCGGGCGGGTCATTCCTTATGAATCCGTCCTTGAACACCTAACCGCCCTCTCCGGCATCCACTCCCTCCTCCTCGGCAACCACCTCTCCCATCTCTTCGGCCACGAGATCAGCCCCCTATTCTCTGAACTCGGTGGGATCACGACGCACCCTCTACGTCCCGACGAGGGGATCCTCCTAAGCGGCTGTCAAGCGAACGAAACGTCCGCCGACATGAGCCCGACATGAGCCCacaagacgacgacgacgatgacgacagCAACGATGACGACGACAAGGGTTCAGCAACGCAATTCGGATCGTGCTGGAGGACGAGAGCGCGATGAGCAACCGAGAGCTGGTTACGAGGACGAGAAAGGTTTTAAAGGAGGGAGGGTTCGCGCAGGACCCGTGCCTCTACTGCAGCGACGAGAACGCCGACGTGCCGTTCTTGTGGCAGCCgacgcagcagcagcagcaggcgtTGATGGGCTCTTCTTGGGCTTTTGAGGGGGAGATTACTGCAGCGACTAAATCAAAAGCGAGTGTACGTTGGAACGTGGATTCTTCACGAAAATTTGAAATGTACAAAAGTGGGGAACAGCAAATAAATATGAATTGATTTGTCTATATATATGGGAGCTTGTAGGATGTAGAATTTGAACACCAAAAAAACCAACTTTGTGATGATATAATGAACAACTTTGCAAACTCAGCTAGCTCCTTAAAAAACTGCTGATATACTGACATACTGATATATTACACATTGTTTGATCTGcaaaatatagaatattacaTTTGCAAACGTATGAAACACCCATAAAGGGCCTTTTTTTTACTCGAGTTTCGCGGCATGTTTTTAAAGATGCcctaaaattttgatgttgatGTTGCCTATCCAATGTAGCCTTCTTTATTTCAACCACCACATGAAATGTTGACCTCATCGCTAGCATTTGAGAAATCTTTTTAGAGGGTACTCAGAAAATTACTTGCATTATAAAAACTTAAGTtacatattattaaataaatcaGATAATCATCTTCTTCCTAGCGGAGGTGATCTCCCCAATAGTAACCTCCAAGAGTAGTAGTGTTATTTAACAATTAACAGAGACGAGATTTGGATATTGACAAATGCATTTATTGAATTTTGTCACCATtcatttaacaaatttaatgaaTCTGAtatgcttttaagttttaatatcaATTCCACACATAAGGTTATAGGATCCAAACTGAAAATGCAATATTTACCGCAATACACACTGCATGCGTAAAAGTTAGGGCACCTGCGGTTGTGACCAATGCATATTTAACCTCAAAACATCAACCATGTAATCACTGCTTAGTGCAGTTGGTTGTTACCTTAGAACAGCTCCAAGATGTGGAGAGTTGAACCTCCCGCTTGTGTGCTCACAAAACACAGGTTTGCCCACCGACTTCTCGGGTTATAttgagagaaaaatgaaaaaaaaaaaaaaaaatcaaccacTCAGTATATGCAACAACATCAAACTAAACAAGCCCCAACTGCATGCTTACAATTTGTTGTGCAAATACAAAGCAATTTAGTACACTGCTAGCCTCCTATCAGCTCTTTGCTACAAAATTATCTGGAATAATCAACCTGCTAACATTGCACTTATGTACAACTCGAAAGTTCTTCGCTACAcactaaaataatattaaaaaggtAATCGACAAT is a genomic window of Ananas comosus cultivar F153 linkage group 13, ASM154086v1, whole genome shotgun sequence containing:
- the LOC109719811 gene encoding metacaspase-9-like; amino-acid sequence: MVLDSRHSSGLIDKEKEQIGPSTVADRAVSRRPRGRVIPYESVLEHLTALSGIHSLLLGNHLSHLFGHEISPLFSELGGITTHPLRPDEGILLSGCQANETSADMSPT